One window of the Methylocystis parvus OBBP genome contains the following:
- a CDS encoding type II toxin-antitoxin system VapC family toxin, whose product MRLLLDTHILLAVIDNKLEAFGPQIGALLKNTETEFVVSAASLWEIAIKRRLGKLTLTVPIDILPSALDSFGIELLSIHPAHVLADFEPKPPTRDPFDRLLLAQCSVEGLRLVTADRALIDHPLAAAN is encoded by the coding sequence ATGAGGCTCCTCCTCGATACGCATATTTTGCTCGCTGTGATCGATAACAAGCTGGAAGCCTTCGGACCACAGATCGGCGCGCTACTGAAAAATACAGAGACGGAGTTCGTCGTGAGCGCCGCCAGCCTTTGGGAGATCGCGATCAAGCGCCGGCTCGGAAAACTCACGCTCACTGTGCCGATTGATATTTTGCCCTCGGCCCTCGACAGCTTCGGAATCGAACTTCTATCGATCCACCCCGCCCATGTGCTGGCCGACTTCGAACCCAAACCACCGACCCGAGATCCCTTTGACCGCCTTCTGCTCGCGCAATGCAGCGTCGAGGGCCTTCGCCTGGTGACTGCCGATCGAGCGCTTATCGATCATCCTCTCGCTGCGGCGAACTAG